One segment of Parvularcula sp. IMCC14364 DNA contains the following:
- a CDS encoding Hpt domain-containing protein, translating to MSNTALIDLDHLDRYVSGDVALRDEILSIFEEQADMWTRMLDPNAEDAAWKDAAHALKGASRGVGAWDVGDICAQAETLIGEERRDVVRRSVILQELRDKVHETVAEVRRLRKSK from the coding sequence ATGAGTAATACAGCACTGATCGATCTGGATCATCTCGACCGCTACGTTTCTGGTGATGTGGCCTTGCGTGATGAAATTCTCAGCATTTTTGAGGAACAGGCAGATATGTGGACGCGTATGCTTGATCCGAATGCAGAAGATGCAGCGTGGAAAGATGCCGCCCATGCCCTGAAAGGGGCATCTCGCGGTGTTGGTGCCTGGGATGTTGGCGATATCTGTGCACAAGCGGAGACATTGATCGGGGAGGAACGACGTGACGTTGTACGTCGGTCTGTCATTCTCCAGGAGTTACGCGACAAAGTGCACGAGACCGTTGCCGAAGTGCGCCGTCTGCGCAAATCGAAATAA